From a single Bacillus gobiensis genomic region:
- a CDS encoding anthranilate synthase component I family protein: MKRKPTARTVPCTASDFFTAYECLARDKTHHVLLESGRGGRYSIAGLDPIAIAEGKDWITTIKYRDQTLFREGDPFREFTAWFQTLETETNKEYPDFQGGAIGFLSYDYARYIEELKMISIDDLDTPDLFFLVFDDVTVYDHENQLLWLITHSPDATLRLDELETMWLTASNAEASDQEEICTDLSDGIFPDSLDESSFAKAVEKIKKYIASGDVFQVNLSLRQSEKVSVPPYKIYKAMKKINPSPYMAYLEAPDFQIICGSPELLIKKTGALLETRPIAGTRSRGKDDLEDESLANELIDNEKERAEHVMLVDLERNDVGKVSEYGSVHVNEFMVIEKYSHVMHIVSNVQGTMKPECDAADLIHAVFPGGTITGAPKVRTMEIIEELEPTRRGVYTGSIGWFGFNQDMCFNIVIRSIYVKDNHAFMQSGAGVVIDSNPKHEFKEAHKKAIALKKALELSKAEKNTSMR, encoded by the coding sequence ATGAAGCGTAAACCGACAGCGAGAACAGTTCCTTGCACTGCATCCGATTTTTTCACAGCGTATGAATGCCTTGCTCGCGACAAAACACACCACGTCCTGCTCGAAAGCGGGCGAGGAGGAAGGTATAGCATAGCTGGATTGGATCCTATCGCCATTGCGGAAGGGAAAGACTGGATCACAACAATAAAATATAGAGATCAAACGTTGTTTAGAGAAGGTGATCCATTTCGGGAGTTTACGGCGTGGTTTCAGACACTCGAAACGGAAACCAATAAGGAATACCCTGACTTTCAAGGCGGGGCCATTGGTTTTCTAAGCTATGATTATGCCCGATATATTGAAGAGCTGAAAATGATTTCTATTGACGATCTAGATACACCTGATTTGTTTTTTCTTGTTTTCGATGATGTAACGGTTTATGACCATGAGAATCAATTGTTGTGGCTCATTACCCATTCCCCGGACGCTACCCTCCGTTTGGACGAGCTGGAAACAATGTGGCTTACTGCTTCAAATGCAGAAGCAAGTGACCAAGAAGAAATATGTACAGACCTATCAGACGGAATTTTCCCGGACTCTCTTGATGAAAGCTCCTTTGCAAAAGCGGTTGAGAAAATAAAGAAGTATATTGCGAGCGGGGATGTGTTTCAGGTGAATTTATCACTGAGACAATCTGAAAAAGTTTCTGTACCGCCATATAAAATATATAAAGCAATGAAAAAAATTAATCCTTCTCCGTATATGGCTTACTTGGAAGCTCCGGATTTTCAAATTATATGCGGATCACCTGAGCTATTGATTAAAAAAACAGGAGCTTTGCTCGAGACAAGGCCAATTGCTGGCACGAGGTCGCGAGGAAAAGATGATCTTGAGGATGAAAGTTTAGCAAACGAGCTTATCGATAACGAAAAAGAACGAGCGGAGCACGTCATGCTTGTAGATTTGGAGCGAAATGATGTGGGCAAGGTTTCCGAGTACGGATCAGTCCATGTCAATGAATTCATGGTTATTGAAAAATATTCCCATGTGATGCACATCGTTTCAAATGTTCAAGGAACGATGAAACCGGAATGTGACGCGGCAGACCTGATTCACGCCGTGTTTCCTGGAGGAACCATTACCGGAGCGCCTAAAGTGAGAACGATGGAAATCATCGAAGAACTTGAGCCAACGAGGCGGGGAGTATATACTGGTTCTATCGGCTGGTTTGGATTTAATCAGGATATGTGCTTTAACATCGTAATCCGGTCGATATATGTTAAGGACAATCACGCATTTATGCAGTCAGGTGCCGGGGTTGTGATTGATTCAAACCCGAAGCATGAATTTAAAGAGGCGCATAAAAAAGCTATTGCCCTGAAGAAAGCTTTAGAGCTTAGCAAAGCAGAGAAAAATACGAGTATGAGGTGA
- a CDS encoding SDR family oxidoreductase, whose protein sequence is MSEKTALVVGATGIIGSYILDHISSLEDWNVKGVARNIPSEHPERYISIDLLNVDDVKEKIKAAGEVTHIFFAAYQDFPALSKDQIEVNTSMLENVVMAVEETSNSLQRVVLMQGAKVYGAHLGKFKTPAKESDPRHLPPNFYYNQEDFLRSHQEGKSWSWTILRPDLVAGLSIGNPMSIAMAIAVYASISKELGLPLRFPGKEGAYSALVQITDASLLARASVWAAVQEHTAFEIFNITNGDLFRWEQLWPKFASFFEMDYAPVQTIPLTDMMPLQKGVWEEMVENYQLQPVPFEKAAAWPFADFIFGSEHDVISDTTKIKQFGFHEVADSEKIFLDLFAEFKERKLIP, encoded by the coding sequence ATGTCGGAAAAAACTGCACTTGTCGTAGGCGCCACTGGGATTATCGGCAGCTATATTTTAGACCATATCAGTTCTTTAGAAGACTGGAACGTAAAAGGGGTTGCAAGAAATATCCCAAGTGAACATCCTGAACGTTATATCAGCATCGATTTATTAAATGTTGATGATGTAAAAGAAAAAATAAAAGCAGCAGGAGAAGTTACCCATATCTTTTTTGCCGCTTATCAAGATTTCCCTGCCCTGTCAAAAGATCAAATAGAAGTGAATACAAGCATGTTGGAAAATGTCGTAATGGCTGTTGAAGAAACATCAAATTCCTTGCAACGAGTTGTTTTAATGCAGGGAGCAAAGGTTTATGGGGCGCACTTAGGTAAATTTAAGACACCGGCCAAGGAAAGTGACCCTCGTCATCTTCCGCCGAACTTTTATTATAATCAAGAAGATTTTTTGCGATCACATCAAGAAGGAAAAAGCTGGTCGTGGACGATTCTGCGACCGGATCTTGTGGCGGGATTATCAATAGGGAATCCGATGAGTATTGCAATGGCCATAGCTGTTTATGCTTCTATTTCAAAGGAATTGGGACTGCCCCTTCGTTTTCCGGGAAAAGAAGGAGCATATAGTGCTTTAGTTCAAATCACAGACGCATCTCTGCTTGCCCGTGCTTCTGTCTGGGCAGCTGTTCAAGAGCACACGGCTTTTGAAATCTTTAATATCACCAATGGCGATTTATTTAGATGGGAACAATTATGGCCAAAATTCGCTTCATTTTTTGAGATGGACTATGCACCTGTTCAAACTATTCCATTGACAGATATGATGCCGCTGCAAAAAGGTGTGTGGGAAGAAATGGTCGAAAACTATCAGTTGCAGCCCGTTCCTTTTGAAAAGGCTGCAGCTTGGCCATTTGCTGATTTTATATTCGGCAGTGAACACGATGTCATTTCAGATACGACAAAAATTAAACAGTTCGGCTTTCATGAAGTGGCGGATAGCGAGAAAATTTTTCTTGATTTGTTTGCAGAGTTTAAAGAAAGAAAGTTAATACCTTAA